From a single Aquincola tertiaricarbonis genomic region:
- a CDS encoding DUF1178 family protein, with amino-acid sequence MKVLNLCCSQGHGFEGWFASEEDYGAQLDKGLISCPLCADTAVTRRPSAPRLNLSGAREPRPAPVAVTPDASGKDMSPEVVLQAAWMHAVRHVMAHTEDVGTRFPEEARRMHYGEIEARGIRGQATPEQREELLDEGIEIASLPMPQGLKGPLQ; translated from the coding sequence ATGAAGGTCCTCAACCTCTGCTGCAGCCAGGGCCATGGCTTCGAAGGCTGGTTCGCCTCGGAAGAAGACTATGGCGCCCAACTCGACAAGGGGCTGATCAGCTGCCCCCTGTGCGCCGACACCGCCGTCACCCGAAGGCCCAGCGCCCCGCGCCTCAATCTGTCGGGCGCGCGTGAACCTCGTCCGGCACCGGTGGCCGTCACGCCCGATGCGAGCGGCAAGGACATGTCACCCGAGGTGGTGCTGCAGGCCGCCTGGATGCACGCGGTGCGCCATGTGATGGCCCACACCGAAGACGTCGGCACACGCTTTCCGGAAGAAGCGCGTCGCATGCACTATGGCGAGATCGAGGCCCGCGGCATCCGTGGCCAGGCCACGCCCGAGCAGCGCGAGGAGCTGCTGGACGAAGGCATCGAGATCGCGTCGCTGCCGATGCCGCAGGGGCTCAAGGGCCCGCTGCAATAA
- the flgL gene encoding flagellar hook-associated protein FlgL yields MRIASTQYHSTMNAALQDASARAQEMLERIASGNKLSVPSDDPVTAVRLSRLTREEAALDQYRENITALGTRLQQNEALLDGMSTDLLQVRDLLVWGADGGNTPEDVAAMAGSLKALRDSLFYTANSRDQEGRYMFSGTATNTATITADSTQPVGSRYSWTGNAGEQKVVVGNGITQTANVHLDQMAALLNQLDRTISSFESGVSVNDTTVRAELTATMSAVDGGIDKISTLIAGLGGAQNTLQTLGDNHANVSLSNQQAGLTLGALDYSEAAVKLEGYSTALEATQKAYAKVSGLSLFDVI; encoded by the coding sequence ATGCGCATTGCCAGCACCCAGTACCACAGCACGATGAACGCTGCCCTGCAGGACGCCTCTGCGCGTGCGCAGGAGATGCTCGAGCGCATCGCCAGCGGCAACAAGCTGTCCGTGCCCTCCGACGACCCGGTGACCGCGGTGCGCCTGTCGCGCCTGACCCGCGAAGAAGCCGCGCTGGACCAATACCGCGAGAACATCACCGCGCTGGGCACCCGCCTGCAGCAGAACGAGGCCCTGCTGGACGGCATGAGCACCGACCTGCTGCAAGTGCGCGACCTGCTGGTGTGGGGCGCGGACGGCGGCAACACGCCCGAGGACGTGGCCGCGATGGCCGGCTCGCTGAAAGCGCTGCGCGACAGCCTGTTCTACACCGCCAACAGCCGCGACCAGGAAGGCCGCTACATGTTCTCGGGCACGGCCACCAACACGGCCACCATCACCGCGGACAGCACGCAGCCGGTGGGCTCACGCTACAGCTGGACCGGCAACGCCGGCGAGCAGAAGGTGGTGGTGGGCAACGGCATCACCCAGACGGCCAACGTGCACCTGGACCAAATGGCCGCGCTGCTGAACCAGTTGGACCGCACGATCAGCAGCTTCGAGTCGGGCGTCAGCGTCAACGACACCACCGTGCGCGCCGAACTCACGGCCACGATGTCGGCGGTGGACGGTGGCATCGACAAGATCAGCACCTTGATCGCCGGCCTGGGCGGTGCACAGAACACGCTACAGACGCTGGGCGACAACCATGCCAACGTGAGCCTGTCCAACCAGCAGGCCGGCCTGACATTGGGCGCGCTGGACTACAGCGAAGCCGCCGTCAAGCTGGAGGGCTACAGCACCGCGCTCGAAGCCACGCAGAAGGCCTATGCCAAGGTGAGCGGGCTGTCGCTCTTCGACGTCATCTGA
- the flgK gene encoding flagellar hook-associated protein FlgK: MNLIQTALSGTRAAQIGLDVTSQNIANVMTDGYTRQGVQLTTVQPARSGATAVGAGVNVPALIRFSDSYKSLQMWTAASDLAQREVSQSYLTQLEQVLGSDESGISGGLDQFFSALNAASVEPGSSPLRQQVITAAGALAQRFNSLQTVLSNQRTAIAQQRSTVVDQVNTLSADVARLNDKIAAATGLGVNASGLIDERDKKIDEVAKLVQVQVVNQPDGTRSVSLRGGQPLVVGSSPATMRAQVNPDGTQTLKLDFANQTFSLAGTPLGGQLGGLDDLQGRILTPLSRSITEMADQLSTNINNKLTTGYGSDGSAGQPLFVFDATSSTSLLKVNPSVLPQNLGFSSDPLQPGGSDNLLAVIALQQQPVTLTSLGNVLLGDVYSQLVGKLATDSQQNQAALSTAQTVRNQAEASWKSTSGVNKDEEAVNLLQYQQMYQANMKVISIANELFDSTLAMI, encoded by the coding sequence ATGAACCTCATCCAGACCGCCCTGTCCGGAACACGCGCCGCCCAGATCGGGCTGGACGTGACCAGCCAGAACATCGCCAACGTGATGACCGACGGCTACACCCGCCAGGGCGTGCAGCTGACGACGGTGCAGCCTGCCCGATCGGGCGCCACGGCCGTGGGTGCCGGCGTCAACGTGCCGGCGCTGATCCGCTTCAGCGACAGCTACAAGAGCCTTCAGATGTGGACTGCCGCGTCCGACCTGGCGCAGCGCGAGGTGTCGCAGTCCTACCTGACCCAGCTGGAACAGGTGCTGGGCAGTGACGAATCCGGCATCAGCGGCGGCCTCGACCAGTTTTTCTCGGCCCTCAACGCCGCCAGCGTGGAGCCCGGCTCCTCGCCGCTGCGCCAGCAGGTCATCACCGCGGCCGGCGCGCTGGCCCAGCGCTTCAACAGTCTGCAGACGGTGCTGTCCAACCAGCGCACCGCCATCGCGCAGCAGCGCAGCACGGTGGTCGACCAGGTCAACACGCTGTCGGCCGACGTGGCGCGCCTGAACGACAAGATCGCCGCGGCCACCGGCCTGGGCGTGAACGCCTCGGGCCTGATCGACGAGCGCGACAAGAAGATCGACGAAGTGGCCAAGCTGGTGCAGGTGCAGGTGGTGAACCAGCCCGATGGCACCCGCAGCGTTTCGCTGCGCGGCGGCCAGCCGCTGGTGGTGGGCTCGTCGCCCGCCACGATGCGCGCGCAGGTCAACCCCGACGGCACGCAGACCCTCAAGCTCGACTTCGCCAACCAGACCTTCTCGCTGGCGGGCACGCCGCTGGGCGGCCAGTTGGGCGGGCTGGACGACCTGCAGGGGCGCATCCTCACGCCGCTGTCGCGCTCCATCACCGAGATGGCCGACCAGCTGTCGACCAACATCAACAACAAGCTGACCACGGGTTACGGCTCTGACGGCTCGGCTGGCCAGCCGCTGTTCGTGTTCGATGCCACCAGCTCGACCAGCCTGCTGAAGGTCAACCCGAGTGTTTTGCCGCAAAACCTGGGCTTTTCGAGTGATCCGCTGCAACCGGGCGGCAGTGACAATCTCCTGGCAGTGATCGCCCTACAGCAACAACCCGTCACCCTCACCTCGCTCGGCAACGTGCTGCTGGGCGACGTCTATTCGCAGCTGGTGGGCAAGCTGGCCACCGACAGCCAGCAGAACCAGGCCGCACTGAGCACCGCACAGACGGTGCGCAACCAGGCCGAGGCCAGCTGGAAGTCCACCAGCGGTGTCAACAAGGACGAAGAGGCCGTCAATCTGCTGCAGTACCAGCAGATGTACCAGGCCAACATGAAGGTCATCTCCATCGCCAACGAGCTGTTCGACAGCACGCTGGCCATGATCTGA
- a CDS encoding rod-binding protein: MSGIEPLRGRANGPAATDDEALRVKAGQAAEKFEAQMIKQMLHQMRSSMRELADEDSPFKNKTNDDMLDLADGLLADQMASQRAFGVADALLRQLLPPAAPATPGPAPLPPAKG, translated from the coding sequence ATGAGCGGCATCGAACCCCTGCGCGGCCGCGCCAACGGCCCGGCCGCCACCGACGACGAGGCGCTGCGCGTCAAGGCCGGCCAGGCTGCCGAGAAGTTCGAGGCGCAGATGATCAAGCAGATGCTGCACCAGATGCGCAGCAGCATGCGCGAGCTGGCCGACGAGGACAGCCCGTTCAAGAACAAGACCAACGACGACATGCTCGACCTGGCCGACGGCCTGCTGGCCGACCAGATGGCCAGCCAGCGCGCCTTCGGCGTGGCCGACGCGCTGCTGCGCCAGCTGCTGCCGCCGGCCGCTCCGGCCACGCCCGGGCCGGCCCCCCTGCCGCCTGCCAAGGGTTGA